In the genome of Raphanus sativus cultivar WK10039 chromosome 4, ASM80110v3, whole genome shotgun sequence, one region contains:
- the LOC108848779 gene encoding LOW QUALITY PROTEIN: phosphatidylinositol:ceramide inositolphosphotransferase 2 (The sequence of the model RefSeq protein was modified relative to this genomic sequence to represent the inferred CDS: inserted 1 base in 1 codon) translates to MTLYIRRESSKLWKRFCSEITTEIGLLAENWKYLVAGIICQYIHGLAAKGVHYIHRPGPTLQDLGFFLLPELGQERSYISETVFTTVFVSFFLWTFHPFILKSKKIYTVLIWCRVLAFLVACQFLRVITFYSTQLPGPNYHCREGSKVARMPWPKNPLEVLEINPHGXMYGCGDLIFSSHMIFTLVFVLTYQKYGTKRFIKLFGWLTAFVQSLLIIASRKHYTVDVVVAWYTVNLVVFCLDKKLPELPDRTTVLLPVISKDRTTKEENHKLLLNGNGVDPADWRPRGQVNGKIDSNGVHTDNSINGA, encoded by the exons ATGACGCTTTACATTCGTCGCGAATCTTCCAAG CTGTGGAAGAGATTTTGCTCGGAGATAACGACGGAGATCGGTCTCCTCGCTGAGAACTGGAAGTACCTTGTCGCTGGTATTATCTGTCAG TACATTCATGGTTTAGCTGCTAAAGGAGTTCATTATATTCATCGCCCTGGACCGACTCTCCAGGATCTCGGCTTCTTTCTTCTTCCG GAGCTTGGTCAAGAGAGAAGCTACATAAGTGAGACTGTCTTCACTACtgtatttgtttcctttttcctG TGGACTTTCCATCCATTCATCCTGAAAAGCAAAAAGATATACACCGTCTTGATATGGTGCAGAGTTCTAGCATTCTTAGTT GCCTGTCAGTTTCTCCGTGTTATAACATTCTATTCAACTCAGCTTCCTGGCCCAAACTATCACTGCCGTGAG GGCTCTAAAGTTGCCAGGATGCCATGGCCTAAAAACCCTCTTGAGGTTCTCGAGATTAATC CTCATG TTATGTACGGATGTGGAGACCTGATTTTCTCATCGCATATGATCTTCACGCTAGTCTTTGTCCTCACTTACCAGAAGTACGGCACTAAGAG GTTCATAAAGCTGTTTGGTTGGCTCACTGCTTTCGTGCAGAGCCTCTTGATCATTGCCTCCCGTAAACATTACACTGTCGATGTCGTTGTCGCATG GTATACTGTGAATCTGGTGGTGTTCTGTCTAGACAAGAAACTGCCAGAACTACCAGACCGGACTACGGTGTTACTCCCAGTGATCTCAAAAGACAGAACAACGAAAGAAGAGAACCACAAGCTGTTGTTGAATGGGAACGGTGTTGATCCTGCTGACTGG AGACCAAGGGGTCAAGTGAACGGGAAGATAGATAGCAACGGAGTTCACACTGATAACTCAATCAATGGCGCATGA
- the LOC108852036 gene encoding UPF0725 protein At2g20620 has protein sequence MYDCMLDEAKLWHSESKLEPPPPPTTFSDSDEEEIDPVEREKFRKQVVESGGFDVDFFPVYEKLMSSGSTPSTVLLSKVGLHTYNFDKGTNLQFRSVQKANEEFVSFTFYYITVEAVDPFDNSPVTFQTSVWDAARKNNESLRLVTKVCRIKGSKEETSLWDHDAVDEFYKDDISWLEDDALTGSHKLQYYEVKESDLRDNEWLHLYAEVVLFSKWEIDLSAYLPVKMKKVVVRTREDVETSMKLRSKNAIFYMSFTACQGLECRGIITRTTDGRPQHMSFQVNCWIDN, from the exons ATGTACGACTGTATGTTGGATGAGGCCAAGCTGTGGCATAGTGAGAGTAAGCTCGAACCTCCGCCACCACCCACAACATTTTCAGATTCCGACGAGGAAGAGATCGATCCGGTGGAACGCGAGAAGTTTCGAAAACAAGTCGTAGAGTCCGGC GGATTCGATGTTGACTTTTTCCCTGTATATGAGAAGTTAATGTCAAGTGGATCCACTCCTTCCACTGTACTGTTGAGCAAGGTGGGACTCCATACCTACAACTTTGACAAGGGGACGAATTTACAGTTCAGGAGTGTTCAGAAAGCAAACGAAGAATttgtttcttttacattttactATATAACGGTCGAAGCGGTGGATCCGTTCGATAATTCACCTGTTACTTTCCAGACCTCTGTCTGGGATGCTGCTAGAAAGAACAACGAGAGCTTGAGATTGGTCACTAAAGTGTGCAGAATCAAAG GAAGTAAAGAGGAAACTTCTCTGTGGGACCACGATGCTGTAGACGAGTTCTATAAAGATGATATCTCTTGGTTAGAGGATGATGCTCTTACAGGAAGTCATAAGCTACAATACTATGAG GTGAAGGAATCGGATCTGCGAGACAACGAATGGCTTCATCTGTATGCTGAAGTTGTATTGTTCTCCAAGTGGGAAATTGACCTT AGCGCTTATTTGCCGGTGAAGATGAAGAAAGTAGTGGTACGAACGAGGGAAGATGTAGAGACGAGTATGAAGCTCAGGTCTAAGAATGCAATTTTCTACATGAGTTTCACGGCCTGTCAGGGTCTCGAGTGCAGAGGCATAATAACGCGGACGACGGATGGAAGACCACAACACATGAGCTTTCAAGTTAACTGTTGGATCGACAATTAG